Proteins encoded in a region of the Globicephala melas chromosome 1, mGloMel1.2, whole genome shotgun sequence genome:
- the TMEM69 gene encoding transmembrane protein 69: MGPTMVHFIQKFSRASSKMLKYPSTIRLGVRRRIETFSLKTGLQQNFSPLFPRPWLVSSFPVCMSKTQYYHTSPCSFKKKQEQAVLPARPPQTISYLPDSPKPALYITLAGLIPFIAPPLVMVMTKTYIPVLAFTQMAYGASFLSFLGGIRWGFTLPQGSPAKPDFLNLANSTAPVVFSWLAFFISERLSEAIVTVIIGLGIALHTELFLLPHYPNWFKALRIVVTLVAFISFVITLLVKGFYPEKGPKRLRQVE; this comes from the exons ATGGGGCCCACTATGGTTCACTTCATCCAGAAGTTTTCTCGAGCATCTTCAAAG ATGCTGAAGTACCCTTCCACAATCAGACTAGGAGTCAGAAGGAGAATAGAAACATTTTCTCTCAAAACAGGCCTCCAGCAGaacttttcccctttgtttcCAAGGCCTTGGCTTGTCTCATCATTTCCAGTGTGTATGAGCAAGACACAATATTATCACACTTCCCCATGCAGCTTTAAGAAGAAGCAAGAGCAAGCAGTACTTCCAGCCAGGCCACCACAAACCATCAGTTACCTGCCTGACAGCCCAAAGCCAGCATTATACATAACTCTGGCAGGACTAATCCCCTTCATTGCTCCACCACTGGTCATGGTGATGACAAAGACTTATATTCCCGTATTAGCTTTTACTCAGATGGCTTATGGAGCCAGTTTCCTATCTTTCTTGGGAGGGATCAGATGGGGTTTTACTCTGCCACAAGGTAGTCCAGCCAAACCAGACTTCCTCAATTTAGCTAATAGTACAGCTCCTGTTGTGTTTTCATGGCTTGCGTTCTTTATTTCTGAAAGACTCAGTGAAGCTATAGTCACAGTAATAATAGGTTTGGGGATAGCATTACACACTGAACTTTTTCTCTTGCCACATTATCCCAATTGGTTCAAAGCCCTGAGGATAGTAGTCACTTTAGTGGCCTTTATTTCATTTGTAATCACTTTACTAGTTAAAGGTTTTTATCCAGAGAAGGGACCCAAGAGACTTAGGCAAgtagaataa